The following coding sequences are from one Halobaculum marinum window:
- a CDS encoding ArnT family glycosyltransferase has product MSDGSTGGDDRDASPPPTAVLRDLLPASVATTDAGRVAAVLLAGVAAAVAVLVAGQLFPFHSLNHDEGVYLQQAELLLSGRLFLRPPVADAFRPWFFVESERGLYSKYAPVPAAVFALGKLLGGYTVALAGIAAGLVAGTVALGREVFDWRVGTLAGVLLLATPLFVVHAGVFLPYALTAALNVAFAVWYLRGERRASRRDATLAGAAVGLAFFARPYTAVLFALPFVLHAVATLGLSGAWRTPVATLGVGGAGGDGGRGDTVDDDARALFGRRLITATLGSAGVAAALGYNAVVTGDPLVFPYLAFAPEDGVGFGERAILGHEVNYTLDLALEANALVLRTLFTDWVVAGTVGTGVAACGVALALAGRTTAGEDGATARLRRGLLAATFATVAAGNVAFWGNYNVLGALDEPTDGLIYYLGPYYHYDLIVPTAVFAAVALVAGGDVLAARTRALAASERVDRRAVGAVAVAVLVVASGAGAAVSAGAVTETTDRNEAVTAELRAGYGPLADGGAPDDAVVFLPTPYGPWLNHPFQTLRNDPGYDGDTVYALGDTRELAVSEAFPDRALYRYVYAGSWVPVDDSTVRGTLREVDRVAGERVVVDVTLDRPDTAAGTTVRVTTDEGSAYLVATDDAGPLTLRVVADGERVTVTGEGVEPSGPDTDANVALDDVDEVAVEVYVATGPSSGYSHQIVFPVERTSDGDVRALSPTVETCPVPTRCVPQGVGDTPSDRGVTVTVSNATRDA; this is encoded by the coding sequence ATGTCCGACGGGTCGACGGGGGGCGACGACCGCGACGCGTCGCCACCGCCGACTGCGGTGCTCCGTGACCTGCTCCCGGCGAGCGTCGCGACCACCGACGCCGGTCGGGTCGCCGCCGTGTTGCTCGCGGGCGTCGCCGCGGCGGTCGCCGTCCTCGTCGCCGGCCAACTGTTCCCGTTCCACTCGCTGAACCACGACGAGGGCGTCTACCTCCAGCAGGCTGAACTGCTGTTGTCCGGGCGCCTGTTCCTCCGCCCGCCCGTCGCGGACGCGTTCCGCCCGTGGTTCTTCGTCGAGAGCGAGCGCGGCCTCTACTCGAAGTACGCGCCCGTCCCGGCAGCCGTGTTCGCCCTCGGCAAACTCCTGGGCGGCTACACGGTCGCACTGGCGGGCATCGCCGCCGGCCTGGTCGCCGGAACCGTCGCGCTCGGCAGGGAGGTGTTCGACTGGCGTGTCGGCACGCTCGCCGGGGTCCTTCTCCTCGCGACGCCGCTGTTCGTCGTCCACGCGGGCGTGTTCCTCCCGTACGCGCTGACCGCCGCGCTGAACGTCGCCTTCGCCGTGTGGTACCTCCGAGGGGAACGGCGCGCGAGTCGTCGCGACGCGACGCTCGCCGGCGCCGCCGTCGGCCTCGCGTTCTTCGCGCGACCGTACACCGCGGTGTTGTTCGCCCTTCCGTTCGTACTCCACGCGGTCGCCACGCTCGGGCTGTCGGGTGCGTGGCGGACGCCAGTCGCGACGCTCGGGGTCGGCGGTGCCGGTGGAGACGGCGGGCGCGGCGACACCGTCGACGACGACGCACGAGCGCTGTTCGGTCGCCGCCTCATCACCGCGACGCTCGGGAGCGCGGGGGTCGCCGCCGCGCTGGGGTACAACGCCGTCGTCACCGGCGACCCGCTGGTGTTCCCGTATCTCGCGTTCGCCCCGGAGGACGGCGTCGGCTTCGGCGAACGCGCCATCCTCGGCCACGAAGTGAACTACACCCTCGACCTGGCGCTGGAGGCGAACGCGCTCGTGCTCCGCACGCTGTTCACCGACTGGGTGGTCGCGGGCACCGTGGGTACCGGCGTCGCCGCCTGCGGGGTTGCGCTCGCGCTCGCCGGGCGGACGACCGCAGGCGAAGACGGGGCGACGGCGCGACTCCGGCGCGGACTGCTCGCGGCCACGTTCGCGACGGTCGCCGCCGGCAACGTCGCGTTCTGGGGGAACTACAACGTCCTCGGCGCACTCGACGAGCCGACGGACGGACTCATCTACTACCTCGGGCCGTACTACCACTACGACCTGATCGTCCCGACGGCGGTGTTCGCGGCAGTGGCACTGGTTGCCGGCGGCGACGTGCTCGCGGCGCGGACGCGCGCGCTGGCGGCCAGCGAGCGCGTCGACCGGCGGGCGGTCGGCGCCGTCGCGGTCGCGGTGCTGGTCGTCGCGAGCGGTGCTGGCGCCGCCGTCTCGGCGGGAGCGGTGACGGAGACGACCGACCGCAACGAAGCCGTGACCGCCGAGTTGCGTGCGGGGTACGGGCCGCTGGCAGACGGCGGGGCGCCCGACGACGCCGTCGTGTTCCTGCCGACGCCGTACGGCCCGTGGCTCAACCACCCGTTCCAGACACTCCGCAACGACCCCGGCTACGACGGGGACACCGTGTACGCGCTCGGCGACACCCGCGAGTTGGCGGTGAGCGAGGCGTTCCCCGACCGGGCGCTGTACCGCTACGTGTACGCCGGGTCGTGGGTTCCCGTGGACGACTCGACTGTTCGGGGCACGCTCCGGGAGGTGGACCGCGTCGCCGGCGAGCGCGTCGTCGTCGACGTGACGCTCGACCGCCCCGACACCGCCGCCGGCACGACCGTCCGCGTGACGACCGACGAGGGGTCGGCATATCTCGTCGCGACCGACGACGCCGGCCCGCTGACGCTCCGGGTTGTCGCCGACGGAGAGCGCGTGACCGTCACCGGCGAGGGCGTCGAACCGAGCGGCCCGGACACCGACGCCAACGTCGCGCTCGACGACGTCGACGAGGTCGCCGTCGAGGTGTACGTCGCCACCGGCCCCTCCTCGGGGTACAGCCACCAGATCGTGTTCCCGGTCGAGCGGACGAGCGACGGCGACGTTCGGGCGCTGTCACCGACGGTCGAGACGTGCCCGGTGCCGACGCGGTGTGTCCCGCAGGGCGTCGGCGACACACCGTCGGACCGCGGCGTGACCGTCACCGTGTCGAACGCCACGCGAGACGCGTAA
- a CDS encoding CPBP family intramembrane glutamic endopeptidase: protein MELVRTVATRTPSRARVRRFGYLYVLGLLGVAAAAATTLVVGPLPSPLASLSPVVAFLLVALQPAVLLAVAVVVGGYAAPRVGLRSHVRAYASGNMAAWHGFRSELRTAVLLGALAGGTLLVLGWLVGPVGAVSGERATVATVLAGVPLRFLYGGITEELLLRWGLLSAVAALLWRVGGGDHGRLSSPVAWAAILVAAVLFGVGHLPTAATLYGELTPDVVAFVVLGNSLGGVAYGWLFWRHSLEAAMVGHATTHVVFVAASLVFLHV from the coding sequence ATGGAACTCGTTCGCACGGTCGCCACACGCACCCCGAGCCGCGCGCGGGTCCGCCGCTTCGGCTACCTGTACGTCCTGGGGCTGCTCGGCGTCGCGGCCGCCGCGGCGACGACCCTCGTCGTCGGACCGCTCCCGTCACCGTTGGCGTCGCTGTCGCCGGTGGTGGCGTTCCTCCTCGTCGCGCTCCAGCCGGCGGTCCTCCTCGCCGTCGCCGTCGTCGTCGGTGGCTACGCCGCGCCACGGGTCGGCCTCCGATCGCACGTGCGAGCGTACGCGAGCGGGAACATGGCCGCGTGGCACGGATTCCGATCGGAGCTCCGAACCGCCGTCCTGCTGGGCGCGCTCGCGGGTGGCACGCTGTTGGTGCTTGGGTGGCTCGTCGGCCCCGTCGGCGCCGTCTCCGGGGAGAGGGCGACGGTCGCCACGGTGCTCGCGGGCGTGCCGCTGCGCTTCCTCTACGGCGGCATCACCGAGGAGTTACTGCTGCGGTGGGGCCTGCTGTCCGCCGTGGCGGCGCTGTTGTGGCGCGTAGGCGGGGGCGACCACGGTCGACTGTCGTCGCCAGTCGCGTGGGCGGCCATCCTCGTCGCGGCGGTGCTGTTCGGCGTCGGGCACCTCCCGACGGCGGCGACGCTGTACGGCGAACTCACACCCGACGTCGTCGCCTTCGTCGTCCTCGGTAACTCGCTCGGCGGCGTCGCCTACGGCTGGCTGTTCTGGCGCCACAGCCTGGAAGCGGCGATGGTCGGTCACGCCACCACCCACGTCGTGTTCGTGGCGGCGTCGCTGGTGTTCCTCCACGTGTGA